In a genomic window of Phaenicophaeus curvirostris isolate KB17595 chromosome Z, BPBGC_Pcur_1.0, whole genome shotgun sequence:
- the NARS1 gene encoding asparagine--tRNA ligase, cytoplasmic, translating into MAAEELGMEELYVSDREGSDSTGDGTQKKPFKTVLKALMTAGKEPFPTIYVDSQKENERWAIISKSQMKNVKKLWHREQMKNEAKEKKEAEDLLRREKNLEEAKKIVIKNDPSLPEPKCVKIDALKAYRGQRVKVFGWIHRLRRQGKNLMFIVLRDGTGFLQCVLSDELCQCYNGLVLSTESSVAVYGTLSLVPEGKQAPGGHELNCDYWELIGLAPAGGADNLLNEDSEVDVQLNNRHMMIRGENMSKIFKVRSAVVQAFRDHFFANGYYEVTPPTLVQTQVEGGSTLFKLDYFGEEAYLTQSSQLYLETCLPALGDVFCIAQSYRAEQSRTRRHLAEYTHIEAECPFISFEDLLDRLENLVCDVVDRVLKSPASSLLYDLNPGFKPPKRPFRRMNYAEAIEWLKEHDVKKEDGTYYEFGEDIPEAPERLMTDTINEPILLCRFPAEIKSFYMQRCHDDSRLTESVDVLMPNVGEIVGGSMRIWDSEELLEGYKREGIDPTPYYWYTDQRKYGTCPHGGYGLGLERFLTWILNRHHIRDVCLYPRFVQRCKP; encoded by the exons ATGGCGGCGGAGGAGCTCGGCATGG AGGAGCTGTACGTCTCCGATCGGGAAGGCAGTGACTCCACCGGAGATGGGACGCAGAAGAAACCCTTCAAGACCGTTCTGAAG GCTTTGATGACTGCAGGAAAGGAACCATTTCCTACCATTTATGTGGACTCACAAAAGGAAAACGAG AGATGGGCCATTATCTCCAAGTCGCAGATGAAGAATGTCAAGAAGCTGTGGCACCGGGAGCAAATGAAGAACGAAgcgaaggagaagaaggag GCAGAGGATCTCTTGAGAAGAGAGAAGAACCTGGAGGAAGCCAAGAAGATTGTCATCAAGAATGATCCCAGCCTTCCGGAGCCAAAATGC GTGAAGATCGATGCCCTGAAGGCTTACAGAGGCCAGCGCGTGAAGGTTTTTGGCTGGATTCACAGGCTGCggaggcaag gaaaaaactTGATGTTCATTGTTCTGAGAGATGGCACAGGTTTCCTTCAGTGCGTCCTGTCAGATGAACTG TGTCAGTGTTACAACGGGCTGGTTCTCTCCACGGAGAGCAGCGTCGCGGTGTACGGAACGCTCAGCCTGGTTCCTGAAGGCAAGCAG GCTCCAGGAGGCCACGAGCTGAACTGCGATTACTGGGAGCTCATCGGGCTGGCCCCGGCTGGCGGGGCCGACAACCTCCTCAACGAGGATTCCGAGGTGGACGTGCAGCTCAACAACCGGCACATGATGATCCGAGGCGAGAACATGTCCAAGATCTTCAAGGTGCGCTCCGCGGTGGTGCAGGCCTTCAGGGACCATTTCTTTGCCAACGGATACTACGAA GTCACACCACCAACCTTGGTCCAGACGCAGGTGGAAGGCGGCTCCACCCTGTTCAAGCTGGATTACTTCGGAGAAGAGGCCTACTTGACGCAGTCGTCCCAGCTCTACCTGGAGACCTGCCTTCCGGCGCTGGGAGACGTGTTCTGCATCGCGCAGTCGTACAGAGCTGAGCAATCCAGGACCCGCAGGCACCTGGCAGA ATACACCCACATCGAAGCCGAATGTCCCTTTATAAGCTTTGAGGATTTATTGGACCGTCTGGAGAACTTGGTGTGCGATGTAGTGGACAGAGTTTTGAAATCTCCTGCCTCGAGCTTACTGTACGACCTGAACCCG GGCTTCAAGCCCCCCAAGCGCCCTTTCCGCCGGATGAACTATGCAGAGGCCATCGAGTGGCTGAAGGAACACGATGTGAAGAAGGAGGATGGCACGTACTATGAGTTTGGGGAG GATATTCCGGAAGCTCCCGAGAGGCTGATGACGGACACCATCAATGAGCCCATCTTGTTGTGCCGATTCCCTGCTGAGATAAAGTCTTTCTACATGCAGCGCTGCCACGACGATTCCCGGCTCACAGAATCG GTGGACGTGCTGATGCCCAACGTCGGCGAAATCGTCGGAGGCTCCATGCGTATCTGGGACAGCGAAGAGCTGCTCGAAGGCTACAAGAGGGAGGGCATCGATCCCACGCCGTACTACTGGTACACAGATCAG agaaaatacGGCACGTGCCCCCATGGCGGATATGGTTTGGGCTTGGAGCGGTTCCTAACCTGGATTCTGAACAGACACCACATCCGAGACGTCTGCCTCTACCCACGCTTCGTCCAGCGCTGCAAACCGTAG